In Nocardioides nitrophenolicus, the genomic window GATGCGGCAGTTCATGTCGCAGCTCACCGCCGGGTGGGATGTCGCGACGGTCCGCGAGATCGTCGCCGACACGCTGCACAACATCGTCGACCCCCTCGTGTACGACGAGGCGGTCCGCCTCATCGACGAGCACCACGCCGCGGGCCGCGACGTCGTCATCGTCTCGACGTCGGGCAGCGAGGTGGTCGAGCCGATCGGCGCGCTGCTCGGCGCCGACCGGGTGGTCGCCACCCGGCTCAAGGTCGAGGACGGCCACTACACCGGGGAGATCGAGTACTACGCCTACGCGGAGGAGAAGGCGAACGCGATCCTCGAGCTGGCAGAGAGCGTCGGGTACGACCTGGCGAACAGCTACGGCTACTCCGACTCGGTGACCGACGTACCCATGCTCGAGGTGGTCGGACATCCGCACGCGGTCAACCCCGACAAGGAGCTGCGCAAGATCGCGGCCGCGAAGGGCTGGCCGGTGCTGGTGTTCACCCGGCCGGTCGCGCTGCAGTCGCGCCTGCACCTGCCGCCGCCGAAGCCGACCCTCGCCGCCCTCGCCGTGGGCGGTGTCGTCGCGGTCGGCGCCGCGGTCTGGCTCGGCGCCCGACGGCGCTCGCTCAGCGCCTGACCAGCGGCCCGAGACGTCTGCCCCCAACCGGCCAGCGTTCCCCGTCGGCACCGAAAAGACAACCCTTGAAGGTCGCCGGACAGCGGCGTACAAAGGACATCAAGAACTCAAGAGCAACACGTGGTCCCGGTACCCACGCGGCGATCTACCCTTCTGAATTGGGCGCTTGCGTCCGGAAGACTTCCGGAGCAGTTGTTGATGGTGCACGCCTGGTAGCCATGATCACGTGTCAGCGGTGGCACCCGAGACACTCGATGGCTCGGGTGCCACCTGCATTTGCCGACCTTCTCGACCCGCTCGACCTACTCGACCTACTCGATGTCGCGCACCAGCGGGCTCGCCTCCGCGGCGGCCGACCAGGCCTCGACGGCGTACAGCAGCCAGGAGTGCATGCCGGCCCGGCCGCCACTGGCCCAGCCGCGGAGGTTGGACTCGTACTCCGCGCGCAGGGCGAGGTGCGCGGCCTCCGGTACGACGAGCGACTTCTCGTCGACGCCGCGGGCGGCCGCGACCAGCCGCTCGGTCGCGCGCGCCACGATCCCGTTGTGGGAGCCGAACGGCGCGGCGGTGACCAGCTCGGCATGCACGACGGCCGCGACCGCGAGGGCCGGGGCCTCGGTCGGCGCCGTGATCAGCTCGGCGATGCCGCGCAGCCGGGACGCCGCCTCGCCGTCGCGGGGCCGGCCGAGCAGCTCGTCGGGCAGCACGCCGCGGGCCGCGAGGGTGTGCATCCGCGCGAGGGCCTGGATCGGCTGACGACGGACGACGGGCACCAGGGAGAGCAGCTCGGTCGCCAGGCGTACGGCGTCGGCCGCGATCTCGTCGCCGTCGCCGGCCCGGACCTCGGCGAGCGTCGACGCCGAGCCCTCGAGGACGGCGCTGGCGTGGGCGCCGCGCAGCAGCGACTCGGCGGTCAGCTCCGGGCTGGTCCGCCGCAGGCCGCGGTCGCGGAGCACCACGTCGATGCCGTCGCGGGCGCCGGCGAAGCCGGACGGGACGCCCTCGAGGGAGATCAGCCAGGCGTGCGGGTCGGTGGTCACGGAGGAAGCGTAGAAGGGTAGAAAGGTAGAAAGTGTCGGGGGTGTAAGGGTAGAGTGCGGTCAGGAGGTCCGGCATGAGCCTGAACATCAAGAACGAGCGGGTGCACGCGCTGGCGCGGGAGGCTGCCCGGATCACCGGGAAGAGTCAGACGAGCGTGATCGAGGAGGCGCTGGTGAAGCTGTTGGCGGAGTACGGCCTCGATCCGGTCGAGGCCGACCGGAAGCGGCGGATGGATGCGGTCACTCAGATCGCGCTGGAGTGGCAGGACCTACCCGTGCTCGACGGTGAGGATCGCATTCGCGAGGTCGAGGATCTGTACGACACCGAGACCGGGCTGCCCGTCTGATGATCATCGACAGCTCGGCATTGATAGCGATCCTTCGCGACGAGCCAGAACGCGAGCAGTTCGCCGAGCTCCTCCTCAGCGAGCCCAGCAAGATCTCAGCCGCCAACTGGTTCGAAGCCGCCATGGTCGCGGACAGCTCCCGGGTCCGCGCCGGAGATCGGCTCGATCGACTCATCGACGTCACGGGCCTGACGATCGAGCCGGTCACCGAGGCGCACGCCCGCGCCGCTCGGATAGCGTTCCGCCGCTATGGCAGGGGCTCGGGCTCTCGCGCCCGGCTCAACTTCGGCGACTGCTTCGCCTACGCCCTGTCTGCGACCTCGGGCGAACCACTGCTCTACAAGGGGGAGGACTTCACGCACACTGACATCCTCAGCGCCGTCTG contains:
- a CDS encoding type II toxin-antitoxin system VapC family toxin, coding for MIIDSSALIAILRDEPEREQFAELLLSEPSKISAANWFEAAMVADSSRVRAGDRLDRLIDVTGLTIEPVTEAHARAARIAFRRYGRGSGSRARLNFGDCFAYALSATSGEPLLYKGEDFTHTDILSAV
- a CDS encoding type II toxin-antitoxin system VapB family antitoxin translates to MSLNIKNERVHALAREAARITGKSQTSVIEEALVKLLAEYGLDPVEADRKRRMDAVTQIALEWQDLPVLDGEDRIREVEDLYDTETGLPV
- a CDS encoding oxidoreductase — protein: MTTDPHAWLISLEGVPSGFAGARDGIDVVLRDRGLRRTSPELTAESLLRGAHASAVLEGSASTLAEVRAGDGDEIAADAVRLATELLSLVPVVRRQPIQALARMHTLAARGVLPDELLGRPRDGEAASRLRGIAELITAPTEAPALAVAAVVHAELVTAAPFGSHNGIVARATERLVAAARGVDEKSLVVPEAAHLALRAEYESNLRGWASGGRAGMHSWLLYAVEAWSAAAEASPLVRDIE
- a CDS encoding HAD family hydrolase: MAFAGTPPTAAFFDLDKTIIAKSSVLAFSKPFQAGGLISRRAVLRSAYAQFVFMVGGADHDQVEKMRQFMSQLTAGWDVATVREIVADTLHNIVDPLVYDEAVRLIDEHHAAGRDVVIVSTSGSEVVEPIGALLGADRVVATRLKVEDGHYTGEIEYYAYAEEKANAILELAESVGYDLANSYGYSDSVTDVPMLEVVGHPHAVNPDKELRKIAAAKGWPVLVFTRPVALQSRLHLPPPKPTLAALAVGGVVAVGAAVWLGARRRSLSA